The genomic segment gacagagctggtaagtcacagggcctaaaagcacccagagccaggcactgagtGATACACACAAACCCATCCTGCCTGGCACCACgcactccccatcccctccccatagAGAACAGCTCAGCACCAGGTACGTTCCCACCCATGTTCAGGAGCAGGTCGCAATGACAGCAGGATGGACAGTGTTGTTTGgatggtaccaccattatcccCCAAGTTCACAGTTAGCTCTAGTTACATTGGGGGTGTCAGTGTATTACAGTGAGGGGGTTGTGCCTGGGcacgtaacttgtttatacctgtgtataagagtgtgtgtaacaggggctgtgtcgcacgacctaggggatgacggagccCCCTTGCCGTCAACTGAGTCGCGTTCATTGTCACGGCGCGTGCATGTACctatgtaaactgttgagtcacattggagactcatgagggtgttggagaccatcTGGCAACAATCACAGCGCAGATCACGGAGCCGAGTTCTGCCCCGGCCAATAAATGGGCTGAGTGGAGtttgcagctgctctgcacaAAGAAAATCTTTGTTGCTCTGGAATCCCGACAAGGGCCCATCCCTGGAGACGTCACCCGGAGGCTGGGTCTGTTGTGTCTGGCGCAGATGCTCTGTGgggagctaggactcctgggtcccatccCCAGCTAGGCTCTGTGATGCTGgagggagccagaactcctgggtgccatccccagctccactctgCAACTCCGGATGAGGAATTCCCTGCTCCACTCTCTGGGTTTTGTATCCCCTGTGCACTGGGCTGGCGGCGTGCTGCTGGGTTCCCCAACTGAGGAATGAGGGGGCAGACCCAGGGGGCAGattccacccccccagccaggtCTGTCCCTCCAGAGCCTCCCGccccaacctcctgtcccagGAACACACAGGGGTCCAGCTGCAGTTGTGTCTGAGCCTGCAGCTGGCACCCCCAGCAGGGAAAGGCTCCTGCCTGATTCGCTGATGCAATCTAAGCCAATTTATTTAAAGTCTGAAGGAATTCCTGCATATCATTACACCCCTCCAGACCTGCTTGTTAGCCACATGGGTCTTTCAGGAGCTCTTAACATGTGAGGTTTAAAGAGGCAAAGGGACATTTTAACATTCATATCCTATAACCTGCACTGCCTCCCCCTGGAAGGAGATTCTCCTTTCATTAATCACACCTTGCAAAGAAGAAAGGGTGCTCTGTTTAACCCTGGCTGCTGACAGAAGGCATGAGTTGGAGTCTGTAAAATTCCTTGTGAGGGTAtgctcagggctggagctatTGGTTTATGGAAAAGAAGATTTACAAGGGCAGTTAAACCCATCACCCCAAGGCAGAACaggagctgacagctggagccaggTGAAAGCCTGGAATGAAGGTGCCAGTGGGGGAACCTACCCTTGGCACATgggctgggtgtgtctgtgttGATGGTGCTAGCTTGCTGACCAGATATGGGCTGGGTGTGTCTGAGCTAGCTCACTGACCAAATACAATATAACTGCAGATAttcatctcctagaactggaagggactttgtctagtccagtcccctgcccccttggaaGGACCacgcaccatccctgacatctactgGCCCCAATCCCCGCCCACACCCAGGGGTGAGAAGCTGCACTCACTGCCAGGGCAGTGGGCCCTGTGTCACGCAGAAGGGCAGATATGACTTGTTGGGTGGCTCCAAATCTGGGAGGCCGGAGATGTCCCCGCTGCCATCTGCTGGGGGGGGATGAGCCCTGCTTGGTGGGTCTTTCTGTGTCCAGCTGTCCACTGCAGGTGAAGTCGCTGAGCTCCTGCACTGTGTTCCTGTTCCTGGGGcctgtgccagctccctgcccttccccggaGAAATGAATCACTGCAGCACTGGGGTGTCTGCCAGTCCCAGCAAAGACAGGGCACCCATtatgccaggcgctgcccagactcCACCAGAGACAGGCCCTGGCCCATGTGCTCCCAGCCTAACAGTACCTCTGCAGTACTAGCAActccagggaaactgaggcagagcaagtggccCAGCCAAGCCAGTGGGcggctgagctgggggaaggaacCAGGCGTCCTCTGTCCCAGGCGCCTGCATGTCCTTCCTGTTCtggttgggtgtgggggagggtggttcCAGGAATGGGGGAAGTAGCCAGGGGTCACTGGCCGGACCTGGGCCTCTGACAAACTGCAAAGGGCACAAAAGAAGCAAAGTCCAGAAAACCCATATTTAGACCATTGGTCCCCACGGGCctctgggaagggctgggagcacctgggccagggggaggagcagctggggttgCTGTGATAAACagttctgccagtgcccctcactctgccagcccagccctgtcccacccagccctgccagagcccctcgctcccgacctgCAGTCCCTGCCAGCCCGTCCCcgtcccacccagccctgccagagcccctcgctcccgacctgcaggctctgccagcccagccccgtcCAACCCAGCCCTGACAGAGTAGCGACTGGCACTACAGGGATTTCTCCCCAGAGGATGAAGGGCTCAAACTTTCCAGCCCTAGATCCAAGCTGACTTCCGACCCCTCCCGTCCCGCCTGAAAATAGCAGTGCGGCTCAGCCATCCCTTTATGAATCACATTTTCTCTTCCTCCTGGTTATCTTAACGCCCTTATTCACCGTGACAGGGCACCTTGGCTCAGGCTTGTGAAGTAGAGCTCCCGTCTTGCCCAGCTGGCACtaagatgcagccagctctgaggCAGGGCACATGAGCTGTTAATGCAGAGACACCTGGCCCCTCACagagtgctgagatgcagccagctctggggtggggccaaggagctGTTTATCTAGAGATCCCAGTCACAGGGTGGTAAGATGCAGccagttctggggtggggcacaggggctcTCGCAGGTttttaaaacagctgcacagggccaggctggcagggagggtgtcCCAGCCTGCGTGTCAGAAGCTGGCGATGGGTGATGGGAGGGATCACTGGATGATTCCCGGCCCTGGGGGTCCCGCCATTGGCTGTGGTCAGCGGAGGAGAGATGGACCTTTGACCTGACCCAGCCTGGCTGTTCTGATGTTCTGATCTGTCATCCGGTGCTGAGATGCGGCTgcttctggggcagggcggctgcaaatagaggggaacaaatccccatggggcggggggggcaggacagggtgtgGCCAGGCTGGGAACCCAGCAGGGGAAACCAGGGATGCCAGAGGATGTGCTGGGCTGAgtcaagggcagcagcagcctccctgctgaCTCAGAGCGAGGGGGGGCAGAAGGATGAGTCAAAGGGGGCAGAGATGGGTCTGATGCAAGAGTGGTGCTTCtttctggggggcggggctgggagttgGGGCACCCTcatggctggggggctgggagcgggggcactcgccgggctggggggggagcccaACGTGTGGCCTGGAGCTTTGCACGGAAaactcccccccccgcagctgaGGAACAAGGGGGcaaagccccccgcccccgcgaaATGCCAACCCcggggggtggggcccaggtgaCTGTccaaggacccccccccccccggcgctgccccggctcctccccccgccccgccccgtcccgtcccgtcccgggCCActcgctcctccagcccccgcccccgccgcaccCCAGGGCCGATAGCGGCAGAGACGGGAGAGACCTGCAGCCGCTGCCGCCAGGagcgtccgtccgtccgtctgcCGCCCCTggctggccccggccccggccctccacctgctgccctctgctctccccccctcccgtctgtctgtctgtcccagctcccctccccctccgtctgtccgtctgtccccgCTCCCCCCGCGTCCGTCTGTCCCCGGccctccacctgctgccctctgccctccccgCCCGTccgcccctgctcccctctctggCCGTCTGTCTGTCCCCGCCGCCGCCCCCGGGcacgctggctgcctgctggctgctgAAGCGTCAGCGCTGGGGGGCGGCCGGGGGGGGcctcaccccctgcctgcccgggcccccctacGCGCAGGAGATGGGGGCCAAGCAGACCCCCCCCGAAGCCACCGTCCTGCCCGTGCCGGGGGCGGCGGGCGAGAACCTGCGACGCCTGCGGCTGCGGAAGGGGCTGCTCAAGGCTGAGGGGCGGCTGgcgggctggggcctggccctggccctcggGGGCATCCTGCTCATGGTGCTGCACACGGAGCTCGCCTGGTTCGGGGGCTGCAAGGTAGGAggggccggcccagcccagccctgacccgcagcccccctgcagccccctgccctgctggtgccccccactcccagcccccagcgcccccccgcGGCCCCCTGCCCTtctggtgccccccactcccagcccgcagctcccagtgccccccactgccagctcacagcccccctgcggccccctgccctgctggtgccccctgctcctggcctgcagctcccgttgcccccactcctggccctgcggccccctgccctgctggtgctccctactcccagctcccagtcccagacAGGGAAACCATCTCATATGCTGTGGGGGGGTTGGGTTtggctctgggggctggtggggggctggttCTGACCCAGGCTCTGGGGCCCGGGGCAACTCTCAGCCTCATCCCGGAACCAGCTGCCACGTGCTGGAATTTGGAGCCTCGGGCCTGGGCTGCCCCAGCTTCATTATCTAGGTTATTGATTTACCAGGTGCCAACCATGGGCTGCAGGTGCAGGgatcagggtgtggggctgggcacccGGACgcttgggttctctccccagctctgggagggggttggggggggcagggctgggcgcccggacacctgggttctcttcccgtCTCACAGAACCCAGGCTGCAGTCTCATGGGTGCTTGGGCTTCGCTGACAGTCAGCAGTGCTATCTCAGCTCTGGGTCCTCTCCCAGAACCCTCCCTTCTGCGGGCAGGTCTgggcctgggcagcagcccagggatgGTACAAAGTCCACCTGAGATGCAGAGAGCCAGTGTGGGGCTGATCCCTATGCCCCGGCAGGGCACGAAGGGTCACTATGCTGCAGGGCGTGGGTGGGATGCTtggtggggaaattgaggcacgaAGCAGTGGTAATACCTCTCTCTCTGTGGGCGCCTGCTCCCGCCCTGGGCACCTGCCAACCCCACGGCCAGGATGCAGCCAAGAACAGCTGCTCTGATTGTTCCCAACACAATCGCGCCCTTCagcggggtgagggggtggggacgGGTCTGGGCCAGTGACAGGCTAAATATTGATCCGGATAGAGGAGGCTTTGCACAGAATGAGATAACCACAGCCCGAGGCCTGGCCGTTagagtgcagggggttggggcaggggaggctgggagcccggatgcctgggttctctccccatctctgggaggggagtggaggcTGGTGATTAGAGCAGagggtggaggctgggtggggaAGTAGGGTCTGTGGctagagcagggaggtggggagggctgggcgcctgggtcccctgcacccaccccacccttgaccggccctgccctgccctgccttcctctcCCTGCTGAACCCCCTCAGCCCCCGGCCACATGGCCACctgcctgggctgtgctgtgTTTGCTCAGGGCGGGGCGCCAGTGGAGCGGAcaagctcccccccccgcccccagggcctggctgggatccacctgggctgggagctgcttcctgGGACACCTACAAATAACAAAGAGCTTCTGTGCAGAGAGTGGCCAGGCCTGTGGGCCGAACCCCCAGAGCCACCCAtggggggacagggaatggggctggagCCTGTCCCCTCTGGGgcctccaccccccccagcccagggcaggcttgggtgggctggggcaggggctggctcccccagctcagggcagGCCAGGTCGACTCGGGGTCTCAGGCGGGTTCTCTCCCTCAGTGGTTCGTGTACCTGTTCCTCGTGAAGTGTCTCCTCTCACTCTCCACCGCCGTGCTGCTGGGCCTCGTCCTCGCCTTCCACCTCAAGGAGATCCAGGTGTGCCCCCCACATGCTGGCCAGGCCGGGGTCCTGCCTCCGGCttgccccccactggccccagaaGGTGTGGCCCtgagtggggggtgcagtggcagATTCCCTGTTTggggccagagctcccccagctgctcagatCTCTGCAGCAGCCCCCTCAGTATCAGCTCTTCCCAAGTCAAatgggaacccaggagtcctggctcccagctcccccaaccactagcccccacttccctcccagagcctggctTAAAACCCGGAAGTCCTGCCCACctcagccctgctctaaccactagacgtCATTGCCCTAGTGGAGCTGGcaagagaacccaggcatcctggctcccagcccccacgccaGTGGCAGAAGAAGCACTGACTCTTTTTCCGGCGGTTGGGGGCAGATTCCATCTAATCGCGGCAGATCAGCTGAGCTGGCGCTTTGCTATTGTCCTGCCAGCGGGGgcgtgatggggctgggagctgtggggcaggggtgcacaCACAAGCACACGTGCACAGACACAAAGGTGTGTGCACACCCATGCAAGTACATGTGCAGACACAAAGCTGTGCACACACCCATGCACACCCATGTGCACAGACACAAAGGTGTGCGCACACCCATGCACATACACATGCAGACACAAAGGTGTGTGCACACCCACGCACACCCATGTGCACAGACACAAAGGTGTGTGCACACCTATGCACTTACACATGCACAGGCCCAGAAGCGCACGTGCACATCTGTGCACACATCTGTGCACAGACACAAAGGTGTTCACGCATACCCAGGCACACGTGCATGGGCAGACAGAAGTGCACACACATGTGCATGCATGACTGTGCATGCTCATGTGCAGACACAGACGTGCACACCCCCcgtgcatgcacacccacatgcacacacacacacacactgggcttTCTCAGCCACGGGGCAGAAACAGGCGGATGTAATGAGGGTGGAAATTTCTGCCCCCCCGGGGTTTATCAGGGTGGGTAGTGAAGAGTGCCCGGGTGTGAGTCAGTCACATGTGCCTCtgggcacagacagacagacggacagacagacggatgcacatgcagggagcaggggtcAGCCCTGCCACAAGCAGGTCACGcatgcacccttcccccacccccactccagccacGCGTGGGCTCAGCTCTGggtctccagccccctccctgacgACCCCTTGGGGGCAGGACCAGGAGGGGTTGTGAGTGGCCCCTTCCTGCAGTGGGCTGGTTGTGGGGCTGATTGCCCCACAGATCCCCAGGGGCCAagtgggggctgtggctggggcaaaTCCCAGAAAGAAAGACGGGAAGTGAAAACGAAAGCGAGAAACTGGCAGAGAGGGGGAGGGtgaagtcaggactcctgggttccctccccagctctgaggGGAGTGTTGTCTAGCGGttacagggcagggggctggcagcccggactcctgggttccctccccagctctgaggGGAGTATTGTCTAGCGGttacagggcagggggctggcagcccggactcctgggttcctcaCGCTCTCCCCTTGCTCTTCGCCCCACAGCTCTTCATGCTGGACAACTCGCTCCGGGACTGGCGCGTGGCGGTGAGCGCCCCCaagctgggcctgatcctgctggagctgctggtctgctccctgcaccccttccctgcGGGCGGCTCCCCCTGCCTGGGCCCTGAGCACGGCACCCACCTGCCCTTCCTGGCAGGGGCCGAGACGCTGCTCTCGCTGCTGATGTTCCTGCGGCTGTACCTGGTGCCGCGGGCagcgctgctgcagagccaggtgCTGGGTGACGCCTCCTACCGCAGCATCGGCTCCCTCAACCAGATCCGCTTCCAGTACCCCTTCGCCCTGCGCCTGCTGGTCAACAGCCAGCCGGCCCGCGTGCTGCTGGGGCTCACgctggggctctggctcaccGCCTCCTGGGTGCTGTCCGTCTGCGAGAGGTGCGGCCCCGGGCGtgggggggggagcaggcagggtcCCAGGTGTAGCGGGTACAGGCAGGGCCCCaggcgggcggggggagcaggcagggccccGGGCGTggggggggagcaggcagggccccAGGGTTTGGGGGGGAAGCAGGCAGGGCCCCGGGCGTTGGGGGGGCGAGTAGGCAGGGCCCCGGGGGTGGGAGACATCTCTGACGctgtcccccccaacccccgactGCAGGGAGAACTCTAGCGaggtggggcacctggcagggaCGCTGTGGCTGATCCCCGTCACCTTCCTCACCATCGGCTACGGCGACGTGGTGCCCGGGACCACATGCGGCCGCCTGGTCTGTCTGTGCACTGGCATCCTGGTAAGAGCCGGGCCCCCGGCACAGCCTAACCTTCACACAGCCCTGCCTAGCACCCCCGAgcgctgccctggggccctgcctgGCTAACCCCTCCTCGGGCTCTGCCGCAGGGCGTCGGCTGCACGGcgctgctggtggctgtggcagcCGATAAGCTGGAGTTCACCCGGGCGGAGAAGCACGTTCACAACTTCATGCTGGACATTCAGTGCGCCAAGGAGGTaaggggaacccaggagtccgggctcccaccccGCAGCGCCGGGCAGGGCTGTGATCCTCTGCCAATGGGATGGGACCACTCCTGGCTTTGGGCCCTCCCGGcacctgctgggaggaggggggggcagggcccccagcgtgctcctcccccccagctgcacagcctgAAGGGACacaggtgcattgtgggaaaacaGCCTGGGTTCTTCGGTCCAGGTGTATTGTGGGATGGGGATGCTAAGGCCTCAGGTGCATGCTGGGAAGGAGCCCAACCCTGTGGCCCAGCTGCATCAAGGGAACTATAGGGAGgaacctggggcggggggggggggctggtgcccctcccttctcccaatCAAGAGCCCTGGTTGTGGGGGCGGCAAGGCCCAGCTgccccagtgcattgtgggcaggATGAGGCCCAGGATCCTGACCTGTTTCCGCCCCCCACTCCTACCCCTGCAGATGAAGAACTCGGCAGCCAACGtcctgcaggcagcctggctcttCCACAGGCACAGCCAGGCCCGGGCGCAACACAGGCACCTGCTGGCAGCCATCCGCAGGTGAGCAACCATGCCCAGACGCCTGGATCCATGGCCGGGCGGGTGGGCAGTGGGACCTAGTGGTTcggggagtgggctgggagctggacttctgggttctgtccccagctctgggagaggagtgggcTACAGTGAgactggggagcccagggccaggctggcaggggctgcaagctaggagcgaggggcactggcacGGCTGGGGGTGAagtcgggggctgggctggcaccggCTGAGCCCTTTCTGTGGCTCCTCAGGTTCCGGGAGGTCCGGATCCGGCACCGGAAGCTGCGAGACCAGGTTAACGCCCTGGTGGATGTGTCCAAGGTGAGTCCCACATGCCCCAGCGAAGGGGATGCTCTGTCTTGGGGATCCTGCAACCCCTCGTGTTCGTCTGCCTGACCCTCCCAGGCCCTGACATAACCCTGTTGGGGGCTAACAGGAAAGTAAAAGCTGCAGAGACGGAGCCAgcaaggagggctgggagccaggacacctgggttctctccctggccctggggggatgggggggagtgggggctagCAGTTAGAGCCAGGGGCTGTGGCTCAGGAGTGAGGCGCTGCTGGTATCCAGGGGCGGTACGTCCCCACACAAGTCCAGCTGGAGGGGTGTTGGTGTCTGACCCTTGACCGCTTCCCCACAGTGACACTGGGTTTCGTCCGCTCCCCACAGGTGCAGACCATCCTCTGTGACCTCAGCACCGggctcagcagctcccagcggggcCTGGAGAAGCGAATCGACGCCCTGGACCAGAAGCTGGATGCGCTGATGCAGCTGGTGAGGTGCACCCTGGAGGCCAAACAGCCACTGCTCCAGTCCCGGGACAGCCAGTCAGGTGGGCACAGTGCCTCACgcccgccccacagcccagccagtgctGCTGCCTCCTGACCCACAGGCCCTCACCCACTTAGTGAGTGAAATGGAAAGGGCTGGGCTCTGCTTCTGGTGTAACTACAGCTCTGTATCTCTCTGCCCTGCAGGCTGGTGAGGAGGGTTCGCCTGATATTGGAGCCCAGAGCCTGGTCTGGGGGTACCTGCCCCATAGGCTCCTGCGAGGTCACAGCGCCTTGAAACAGGGACGCCccttgcagggctgggaaggagagaACAGCGCCAGCCGTCTGCCCTCACCCTGCTCCACAGTGCCAGGGCCTGTGTGCCCAAGCAGGGGCTGTGCCTTGCCTGAGAGGCACCCCACTGGGGAATAATCCAGGGGGGCAATGCAGCTGGCCCCGCACCCCTGCAAGTAGGTGTGCAAACACCCAAGCTGCAGAAGATGGAAGTCACATGCTTTGCACCAGATTTGATTGTAAAAGGTGTGCAAGGGAGCCAGTCAAGGAAGGCATATGTTTTGCACAAGGTCCTCTGGGATTGTGAAAGCTCCAGGGCATGAGAAACTGTGCCCAAGGGTGAGCAGCAAATGTGAGCTGGAGTGCAAAAGGCTGTGAAATATGGTCAGCCTCTGCTTTGCACTGGGGTGCTGATTGTGAACAAGTGTGTGAGGGACAGTTGTGAAACACGGCAGAGGGATCCTTCAGCTTTGACATGTGAGGGAGTTGTGCAAGGCTTCGAAAGCAGCTGTTTTGCACAAGGGGCTCTGGAGTTGAGCCCCTGGGAACGGGCAGCAGAGCCCACAGGTGCACACAACAGTGCAGCTCAGCGTGCCAAGAGGCTAAGCGTGAAACACAGCAGCTCCCCTCAGCAGACAAGGCCGGGCACACCCCCACCTGGAGCCCAGGCACGGACCATGGCGAGTCCAACCctcacccagagccccagccacgcATATAGCCCCAGGTGCACCCAAGGCCAGTTCCCACcggggcccagcctggagcagcacCAATACCTGGGGTAGGAAACGACCCCTGGAGCCTGGTGTTTAACAGGCAATGCTGGCACCTGGTAGGAGGCTCCTTGAGATGCATttggcagcacagccccccagcttCCCATCCCACCTGGCATCACTGTGATTTTCTTCTGCACCCCTAAATTCCCTGCTGCCCTTGCAAATCTCCCTTCCCCACCGTCCTGGCCCCGAGATGGCTGCATCTTAGCACTGAGTGAAGGGTCCTGTAGaaacaggccctgccccagaggtggctgcatctgctGGCAGGGCAAGGGGCCCGTCTAGCAATTCAGGCTTGAGTCAGAGGCAAAAATGGGAACCAGAAGTGTACAGGGCCCACTGGGCTGCCCTAAAATGATGGCTCCCTATGACAGGACAGCTCCAGGGGATAGAACAAGGGTGTGAATCACGCAGCAGAGATGGTGTTTTGTGGCCAGCTGTTGCGCACAGGATCCAGGTTGGGGCAGGGTTTGTCTATTACCTGATGtgtcggggtggggaagggtatCCATCAAATATCCATATTGCCATACAGTATCTGGCATGCAGGGGCCCCCGAGTGCCCAACTGCAGcgctgtacagcacctggcacgtGCGGTGCCGGGGTGCCCAGCCGTGGTACCGTACAGTGTCTGGTGCCCAGGGTGCCAGGTGCCCGATGACCACCGGGGAGAGAGGAAGCTGCTCCACTGGAGAAGAGCTGAAGTGTGGGGCCCTGGCAGTCTGCT from the Carettochelys insculpta isolate YL-2023 chromosome 30, ASM3395843v1, whole genome shotgun sequence genome contains:
- the KCNN4 gene encoding intermediate conductance calcium-activated potassium channel protein 4 isoform X1 is translated as MGAKQTPPEATVLPVPGAAGENLRRLRLRKGLLKAEGRLAGWGLALALGGILLMVLHTELAWFGGCKWFVYLFLVKCLLSLSTAVLLGLVLAFHLKEIQLFMLDNSLRDWRVAVSAPKLGLILLELLVCSLHPFPAGGSPCLGPEHGTHLPFLAGAETLLSLLMFLRLYLVPRAALLQSQVLGDASYRSIGSLNQIRFQYPFALRLLVNSQPARVLLGLTLGLWLTASWVLSVCERENSSEVGHLAGTLWLIPVTFLTIGYGDVVPGTTCGRLVCLCTGILGVGCTALLVAVAADKLEFTRAEKHVHNFMLDIQCAKEMKNSAANVLQAAWLFHRHSQARAQHRHLLAAIRRFREVRIRHRKLRDQVNALVDVSKVQTILCDLSTGLSSSQRGLEKRIDALDQKLDALMQLVRCTLEAKQPLLQSRDSQSGW
- the KCNN4 gene encoding intermediate conductance calcium-activated potassium channel protein 4 isoform X2; the protein is MLDNSLRDWRVAVSAPKLGLILLELLVCSLHPFPAGGSPCLGPEHGTHLPFLAGAETLLSLLMFLRLYLVPRAALLQSQVLGDASYRSIGSLNQIRFQYPFALRLLVNSQPARVLLGLTLGLWLTASWVLSVCERENSSEVGHLAGTLWLIPVTFLTIGYGDVVPGTTCGRLVCLCTGILGVGCTALLVAVAADKLEFTRAEKHVHNFMLDIQCAKEMKNSAANVLQAAWLFHRHSQARAQHRHLLAAIRRFREVRIRHRKLRDQVNALVDVSKVQTILCDLSTGLSSSQRGLEKRIDALDQKLDALMQLVRCTLEAKQPLLQSRDSQSGW